A DNA window from Ranitomeya imitator isolate aRanImi1 chromosome 2, aRanImi1.pri, whole genome shotgun sequence contains the following coding sequences:
- the LOC138663300 gene encoding oocyte zinc finger protein XlCOF22-like isoform X2 has translation MDMDRDKMVERILHLTLEILFHLTREDYTVVKKTSSERCQDPVSEGWGRPLSAVTGSPPHPLIQEDINDQKILELTYKMIELLTGEVPIRCQDVAVYFSMEEWEYLEEHKDLYKDVMMEVPQPLTSPDLSSKKTTPERCPRPLLPQDCKQEDPNVPQDHQGEDLTHINTTETYVRGDEWCKEEMPTYDYPDDCTRRSEGQLTSLIFKSDDLKIPQDTIEGNAITPDIPSSLHCKDLISGPLKRVSSSDSLLTIKENHSCKIIIKTQIAPSALKPFSPSDCGNGYSPEKSFFKHQKIHAADNRFYCSKCGKCFNQKSQLVSHQRIHTGEKPFSCSECKKCFKWRTSLDSHLRTHLEEKPFSCSECGKCFKWKANLDSHQRTHRQEKCFSCSECGKYFNKKVNIDSHQRTHTGEKPYSCSECGKCFSQKSTLTKHQRTHTGEKPYSCSECGKCFSQKSTLTKHQRTHIGEKPFSCSECGKCFSEKSTLTKHQITHTGEKPFSCSECGKCFSEKSTLTKHQITHTGEKPFSCSECGKCFNQKWILVRHQRTHIWEKLV, from the exons atggatatggacagagacaagatggtggagaggatattacacctcaccctagagatcctcttccatcTTACTAGAGAG gattacacagtagtgaagaagacctctagtgagcgctgtcaggaccctgtgtctgagggatggggaagacccctgagcgcaGTCACGGggtctccacctcaccccctgatacaagaggacatcaatgaccagaagatcctagaactcacctacaagatgattgagctgctgactggagag gttcctataaggtgtcaggatgtcgcagtttatttctccatggaggagtgggagtatttagaagaacacaaagatctgtacaaggacgtcatgatggaggttccccagcccctcacatcaccag atctatccagtaagaagacaacaccagagagatgtccccgtcctcttcttccacaggactgtaaacaagaagatcccaatgttcctcaggatcatcag ggtgaagatctgacccatattaatactacagagacatatgtgaggggtgatgagtggtgtaaggaGGAGatgcctacatatgactacccag atgactgtaccagaagATCAGAGGGACAATTGACATCtttaatttttaaatcagatgatctaaagatcccacaggatacaattgaagggaATGCTATTACTCCAGATATTCCTTCATCCCTTCACTGCAAAGATCTAATATCTGGTCCATTGAAACGGGTttcgtcttctgattcattactgactattAAGGAAAATCATAGTTGCAAAATAATCATTAAAACACAAATTGCTCCTAGTGCATTGAAGCCATTTTCACCTTCAGATTGTGGAAATGGGTATTCCCCCGAAAAATCTTTTtttaaacatcaaaaaattcacgCAGCAGATAATAGATTttattgttccaagtgtgggaaatgttttaaccagaaatcacaacttgttagtcaccagagaattcacacaggggagaagcctttttcatgttcagaatgtaagaaatgttttaaatggagaaCAAGTCTTGATAGCCACCTAAGAACCCAcctagaggagaagcctttttcttgttcagaatgtgggaaatgttttaaatggaaagcaaatcttgatagccaccagaggacCCACAGACAGGAGAAgtgtttttcatgttcagaatgtgggaaatattttaacaagAAAGTGAATATTGATagccatcagagaactcacacaggggaaaagccttattcatgttcagaatgtgggaaatgtttttcacaGAAATCAACTCTtactaaacatcagagaactcacacaggggaaaagccttattcatgttcagaatgtgggaaatgtttttcacaGAAATCAACTCTtactaaacatcagagaactcacataggggagaagcccttttcatgttcagaatgtgggaaatgcttttcaGAGAAATCAACTCTTACTAAACATCagataactcacacaggagagaagccattttcatgttcagaatgtgggaaatgcttttcaGAGAAATCAACTCTTACTAAACATCagataactcacacaggagagaagccattttcatgttcagaatgtggaaaatgttttaaccagaaatggattcttgttagacatcaaagaactcacatatGGGAGAAGCTGGTttaa
- the LOC138663300 gene encoding oocyte zinc finger protein XlCOF22-like isoform X1 → MVYPSKMDMDRDKMVERILHLTLEILFHLTREDYTVVKKTSSERCQDPVSEGWGRPLSAVTGSPPHPLIQEDINDQKILELTYKMIELLTGEVPIRCQDVAVYFSMEEWEYLEEHKDLYKDVMMEVPQPLTSPDLSSKKTTPERCPRPLLPQDCKQEDPNVPQDHQGEDLTHINTTETYVRGDEWCKEEMPTYDYPDDCTRRSEGQLTSLIFKSDDLKIPQDTIEGNAITPDIPSSLHCKDLISGPLKRVSSSDSLLTIKENHSCKIIIKTQIAPSALKPFSPSDCGNGYSPEKSFFKHQKIHAADNRFYCSKCGKCFNQKSQLVSHQRIHTGEKPFSCSECKKCFKWRTSLDSHLRTHLEEKPFSCSECGKCFKWKANLDSHQRTHRQEKCFSCSECGKYFNKKVNIDSHQRTHTGEKPYSCSECGKCFSQKSTLTKHQRTHTGEKPYSCSECGKCFSQKSTLTKHQRTHIGEKPFSCSECGKCFSEKSTLTKHQITHTGEKPFSCSECGKCFSEKSTLTKHQITHTGEKPFSCSECGKCFNQKWILVRHQRTHIWEKLV, encoded by the exons atg gtttacccatcaaagatggatatggacagagacaagatggtggagaggatattacacctcaccctagagatcctcttccatcTTACTAGAGAG gattacacagtagtgaagaagacctctagtgagcgctgtcaggaccctgtgtctgagggatggggaagacccctgagcgcaGTCACGGggtctccacctcaccccctgatacaagaggacatcaatgaccagaagatcctagaactcacctacaagatgattgagctgctgactggagag gttcctataaggtgtcaggatgtcgcagtttatttctccatggaggagtgggagtatttagaagaacacaaagatctgtacaaggacgtcatgatggaggttccccagcccctcacatcaccag atctatccagtaagaagacaacaccagagagatgtccccgtcctcttcttccacaggactgtaaacaagaagatcccaatgttcctcaggatcatcag ggtgaagatctgacccatattaatactacagagacatatgtgaggggtgatgagtggtgtaaggaGGAGatgcctacatatgactacccag atgactgtaccagaagATCAGAGGGACAATTGACATCtttaatttttaaatcagatgatctaaagatcccacaggatacaattgaagggaATGCTATTACTCCAGATATTCCTTCATCCCTTCACTGCAAAGATCTAATATCTGGTCCATTGAAACGGGTttcgtcttctgattcattactgactattAAGGAAAATCATAGTTGCAAAATAATCATTAAAACACAAATTGCTCCTAGTGCATTGAAGCCATTTTCACCTTCAGATTGTGGAAATGGGTATTCCCCCGAAAAATCTTTTtttaaacatcaaaaaattcacgCAGCAGATAATAGATTttattgttccaagtgtgggaaatgttttaaccagaaatcacaacttgttagtcaccagagaattcacacaggggagaagcctttttcatgttcagaatgtaagaaatgttttaaatggagaaCAAGTCTTGATAGCCACCTAAGAACCCAcctagaggagaagcctttttcttgttcagaatgtgggaaatgttttaaatggaaagcaaatcttgatagccaccagaggacCCACAGACAGGAGAAgtgtttttcatgttcagaatgtgggaaatattttaacaagAAAGTGAATATTGATagccatcagagaactcacacaggggaaaagccttattcatgttcagaatgtgggaaatgtttttcacaGAAATCAACTCTtactaaacatcagagaactcacacaggggaaaagccttattcatgttcagaatgtgggaaatgtttttcacaGAAATCAACTCTtactaaacatcagagaactcacataggggagaagcccttttcatgttcagaatgtgggaaatgcttttcaGAGAAATCAACTCTTACTAAACATCagataactcacacaggagagaagccattttcatgttcagaatgtgggaaatgcttttcaGAGAAATCAACTCTTACTAAACATCagataactcacacaggagagaagccattttcatgttcagaatgtggaaaatgttttaaccagaaatggattcttgttagacatcaaagaactcacatatGGGAGAAGCTGGTttaa